The nucleotide window GGCACCTCCCTTTTATCCTGGGGAAGCGTGGGCGGTGCCGGACCACATTTGGCTTGAGGGGTCTTGACCGGGCGTTCACGGCGGCTTCAGGGATGGGCGGGTGGCGCAGAAAGGCGCAGAAGGCAGGAGGGCGCAGAAGATGGTGTCTGCACCGGTCTGTGGCAACGGCCCCTTGCCTTCTCATCCCCGGCTTTGATACTCTGCTTCGGTGCGCGGCCCGGTTGGCTGCTGTCGGCCCGTATGATCCCCGCCATCCTTGCGGGTGCAACACCTTCAAAATCACCGAGTAAATCAGAGGTTTTCCATCATGGTCAAGATTCGCCTGTCCCGCTTCGGTTCCACCCATAACCCCCACTACCGCATTGTCGTGACCGACAGCCGTGTCGCCCGCGACGGCGGCTACATCGAGAACCTGGGGCACTACGATCCCCGCAAGACCTCCGAGAACTACCTGAAGGTCCACGTGGACCGCGCCCAGTACTGGCTCGGCGTCGGGGCCCAGCCCACCGACACCGCCCGCCGCCTGCTGAAGTCGCAGGGCGTCAAGTTCTCCTGACCCCAGCGTTTCCGGAAATGAGGCTCCTGCGGGGGCCTCTTTCCGTGGGGTGTGCGGCCTGTCAGCCTGCCGTCACGGCCGGGCCTCTAGAATGCACGCCATGAAGAGCGATCCGACTGACCTGACCCTGTTCCTGGCGCAAAGCGTGGTGGATCAGCCGTCGCTGGTGCGTGTGTCCAAGCGCGGACCCACCGTGATGGTGCGCGTCGCCCCCGGCGAGGAGGGCCGCCTGATCGGCCGCCAGGGCCGCGTGATCCAGGCCATTCGCACGCTGGTGCGCGCCGCCAGCGATCCCCGCGAGCGCGTGAACGTCGATCTGGACGCCCCGCGCAAGGGTTGAGCGTGACCGACGCGAACACCGCAGGCACCGAGATCACCCGCCTGGGCCACTTCTTGGGGCCGCACGGCGTCCAGGGCGGGGTCAAGGTTTACGTCCTGGGGGACGCGGCGCAGTTCAGGACGCTGCGGCGCGTGTATGTGGAAGGACGCGGCTGGCTCAAGGTGGTGCGGACCACCCAGCTGGCCCCCGGCGTGGCGCTGCAACTGGCGGGCCTGTCCACGCGCGAGGGAGCCGAGGCGCTGCGCGGCCTGAACGTTTACGCTGCCGACGATGAACTGCCCACGCCCGAGGACGGCGTGTACTACTTTCACGAATTGCGCGGCCTGACCCTCAGTGACGCGCAGGGCACAGAGCTGGGAACCGTGAAAGACGTGCTGGACGCCGGGCATCAGGACCTGCTGGTGGTGACGCATGACGGGGGCGAGGCGCTGCTTCCCCTGCAGGCGCCGTATGTCACCGTCCACCTGAATGCCCGGCGGCGGCCCCAGTCGCTGTCGCTGACGGCCGACGCGCCCGAGGGGCTGCTGGGTGAGGCGGACGAGCCAGACGAACCGGAGGGGGCCGACACTTGAAGCCGTCATGCTGACCTTCTCCTTTTTAACGCTGTTTCCCGAACTGCTGGCCCCCTTTGCCGGCGAGGCGATTATCGGCCGGGCCAGGCAGCGCGGGCTGCTGGACG belongs to Deinococcus aerolatus and includes:
- the rpsP gene encoding 30S ribosomal protein S16, giving the protein MVKIRLSRFGSTHNPHYRIVVTDSRVARDGGYIENLGHYDPRKTSENYLKVHVDRAQYWLGVGAQPTDTARRLLKSQGVKFS
- a CDS encoding KH domain-containing protein: MKSDPTDLTLFLAQSVVDQPSLVRVSKRGPTVMVRVAPGEEGRLIGRQGRVIQAIRTLVRAASDPRERVNVDLDAPRKG
- the rimM gene encoding ribosome maturation factor RimM (Essential for efficient processing of 16S rRNA), which gives rise to MTDANTAGTEITRLGHFLGPHGVQGGVKVYVLGDAAQFRTLRRVYVEGRGWLKVVRTTQLAPGVALQLAGLSTREGAEALRGLNVYAADDELPTPEDGVYYFHELRGLTLSDAQGTELGTVKDVLDAGHQDLLVVTHDGGEALLPLQAPYVTVHLNARRRPQSLSLTADAPEGLLGEADEPDEPEGADT